From a single Francisella halioticida genomic region:
- a CDS encoding IS3 family transposase, producing MSKKRVTYTADFKAKVIIELLEGDMTVNEIASKYDLLPKNVHNWKQQFLSNACLAFDKSSIVKEYKQEIDELRKDKDATSKELVEVIVERDFLMGKLKSLVSSNDRVNSVDTKLELSLNNQLKLLSVSKSVYYYTPISKFSSNDDIKLLNAIDLIHTKHPYYGTRRLVKLLNRLGFLVGRKLIKSAMEFMGIKALYPKKKTTVINKQHKKYPYLLNVFKNETNQVVIDKANKVWSADITYIRLECGYAYLAAIIDWHSKKILAWKISNTMDTHLTTSVLKEALFKYGKPDIFNSDQGTQYTAKEHIKILSDNKINISMDAKGRSIDNIAIERFWRTLKYENVYPASYITMKEAKVGIKEYIDIYNNERLHSSIGYMTPDEVYSGILDAA from the coding sequence ATGAGTAAAAAAAGAGTAACGTATACAGCTGATTTTAAAGCTAAAGTAATTATAGAATTGCTAGAAGGCGATATGACAGTTAATGAGATAGCAAGTAAGTATGATTTACTTCCTAAAAACGTGCACAATTGGAAGCAGCAATTTTTATCTAATGCTTGCTTAGCATTTGATAAAAGCTCTATTGTTAAGGAGTATAAGCAGGAAATAGATGAGCTTAGAAAAGATAAAGATGCAACAAGTAAAGAACTAGTCGAGGTAATAGTAGAGAGGGATTTTTTAATGGGAAAGCTAAAAAGCTTGGTATCATCAAATGATAGAGTAAACTCTGTAGATACTAAGCTAGAATTATCTTTAAATAATCAGCTTAAACTATTATCTGTATCTAAGAGTGTGTACTATTATACACCAATATCAAAATTTAGTAGTAATGATGATATTAAACTATTAAATGCAATAGATTTGATACATACTAAACATCCATATTATGGTACGAGAAGGCTAGTAAAGTTGCTAAATAGATTAGGATTTCTAGTTGGAAGGAAGCTAATCAAAAGTGCTATGGAATTCATGGGTATTAAGGCATTGTATCCTAAAAAAAAGACAACTGTCATTAATAAGCAACACAAGAAATATCCATACTTACTTAATGTATTTAAAAATGAGACGAATCAGGTTGTTATAGATAAAGCTAATAAGGTATGGAGTGCTGATATCACGTATATTAGACTAGAATGTGGGTATGCATATTTAGCAGCCATAATAGATTGGCATAGCAAGAAAATACTAGCTTGGAAGATTTCTAATACTATGGATACACATCTAACAACTAGTGTGTTAAAAGAAGCGTTATTTAAATATGGTAAACCTGATATCTTTAACTCTGATCAAGGAACTCAATATACAGCAAAAGAGCATATTAAAATATTATCTGATAATAAAATAAATATATCTATGGATGCTAAAGGAAGATCTATAGATAATATTGCAATTGAGAGATTTTGGAGAACACTGAAATATGAAAATGTTTATCCGGCATCATATATAACTATGAAAGAGGCTA